The genomic DNA GCGACGCATCGGGGGTTGGATTTAAATGCAACGGGGTAAAGTAACGGGCGGCGTCTGGGCGACGCGGCATCTGCCCGTCCTCGACGGCGTCCGGCTGGCGCTGGTGCGTCGCCGCGGTCCCGACGGCCGACTCTCCGACCGCGAGGAGGTGGCCGTGGAGGTGGTGGAGGCCGGCGTCGGCGACGAGGTCCTCCTGGCCGACGGGCGCGAGGCGTCGCTGGCCATGCCCGAGGGGAAGGGTTTCGCCCCGGTGGACCTCGCCGTGGTCGGCGTCCTCGACGAACAG from bacterium includes the following:
- a CDS encoding EutN/CcmL family microcompartment protein, with product MQRGKVTGGVWATRHLPVLDGVRLALVRRRGPDGRLSDREEVAVEVVEAGVGDEVLLADGREASLAMPEGKGFAPVDLAVVGVLDEQ